The following proteins are co-located in the Candidatus Accumulibacter cognatus genome:
- a CDS encoding isoprenylcysteine carboxylmethyltransferase family protein, whose protein sequence is MQQHEARFGSRGEWYVVAQMMLFALLLLGPSTWPGGGWTAPYTWLGRVFGGVLLALGIAISLLACLHLGKNLTALPQPRKDAVLVVAGIYRFVRHPIYSGVLLAAFGWALWVNGWLTLGYASLLLIFLDIKSRREEIWLEQKFPEYREYRQRVRKLLPYVY, encoded by the coding sequence ATGCAGCAGCACGAAGCACGCTTTGGCAGCCGCGGCGAGTGGTACGTCGTCGCCCAGATGATGCTCTTCGCACTCCTGCTGCTCGGGCCGAGCACCTGGCCCGGCGGGGGTTGGACGGCACCCTACACCTGGCTCGGCAGGGTTTTCGGCGGCGTCCTGCTGGCGCTCGGCATCGCCATCTCGCTGCTCGCCTGCCTGCATCTCGGGAAAAACCTGACGGCATTGCCGCAGCCGAGGAAAGACGCCGTACTGGTCGTCGCCGGCATCTACCGCTTCGTCCGCCACCCCATCTACAGCGGCGTGCTCCTCGCCGCTTTCGGCTGGGCTCTGTGGGTCAATGGCTGGCTCACTCTGGGCTACGCCTCGCTGCTGCTCATCTTCCTCGACATCAAGTCGCGCCGGGAAGAAATCTGGCTCGAGCAGAAATTCCCCGAATACCGCGAGTATCGGCAACGCGTGCGCAAGCTGCTTCCTTACGTCTACTAG
- a CDS encoding acyltransferase: MSTSAPPRIEWPEATLYTPQICRGLACLLVAVYHGTALIGSWYGEKPLLSLSNFGFSGVHMFFVISGLIIYHAHRNDVDNFYRVPDYLLKRLVRIYPLYWIVFIFSGGWKVFTNRMEVGDFFLNALLFTSSKSLLVAVAWTLAYEMVFYGIFITFIVKRSLGILVFATWFVLVALNDHYHFANLIGLNLINTLFMLGLLTSATVMALRKHLGEDSRDWIGIVSLITGTLIFVGTACWYILLDDPTLPVWNNLTLTLGFGIGSALLLLASVSARLEGFWKRQRWLLLIGDASYSIYLVHFFFQKRVSNGLRSLDWVPAGEKTQAKALLLLAVIMAISVACGIIIHKWIEKPVLAKCREWLKLGGSARPHGHSQVQRTSSPG; the protein is encoded by the coding sequence ATGAGTACAAGCGCACCTCCAAGAATCGAATGGCCTGAGGCCACTCTGTATACTCCCCAGATCTGCCGGGGTCTGGCCTGTCTGCTGGTGGCCGTCTACCACGGAACGGCCTTGATTGGTTCCTGGTACGGTGAAAAGCCGCTGCTTTCCCTGAGCAATTTCGGATTTTCCGGCGTGCATATGTTTTTCGTGATCAGCGGCCTGATCATCTACCATGCGCACCGCAACGACGTGGACAATTTCTACAGGGTTCCGGATTACCTTCTCAAGCGGTTGGTGCGCATTTATCCGCTGTACTGGATCGTGTTCATTTTCTCGGGTGGCTGGAAGGTGTTCACCAACCGCATGGAAGTCGGCGACTTCTTCCTGAATGCCCTGTTATTCACGTCCAGCAAATCCTTGCTCGTCGCAGTCGCCTGGACGCTGGCTTACGAGATGGTGTTCTACGGCATTTTCATCACCTTCATCGTCAAGAGGTCGTTGGGGATACTGGTCTTCGCCACATGGTTCGTGCTGGTCGCGCTCAATGACCACTACCACTTCGCCAACCTGATCGGCCTCAATCTGATCAATACCCTGTTCATGCTCGGCCTTCTCACCTCGGCGACGGTGATGGCGCTGCGCAAACATTTAGGCGAGGACAGTCGCGACTGGATCGGCATCGTCAGTCTCATCACCGGCACGCTGATTTTCGTCGGCACCGCCTGTTGGTACATTCTGCTCGACGATCCAACACTGCCGGTCTGGAACAATCTGACCTTGACCCTGGGTTTCGGAATAGGCAGCGCGCTGCTCCTGCTAGCTTCGGTATCGGCAAGACTCGAAGGCTTTTGGAAAAGGCAGCGCTGGCTCCTGTTGATCGGCGACGCCTCGTACTCAATCTACCTGGTACATTTCTTTTTCCAGAAACGCGTATCCAACGGGCTCCGTTCACTCGACTGGGTACCTGCGGGCGAGAAGACGCAAGCCAAGGCGCTCCTGCTGCTGGCCGTGATCATGGCCATTTCGGTTGCCTGCGGCATCATCATTCACAAGTGGATTGAAAAACCCGTTCTCGCCAAGTGCCGGGAATGGCTCAAACTAGGCGGCTCCGCCCGGCCGCATGGCCATTCCCAGGTTCAGAGAACATCCTCTCCGGGTTGA
- a CDS encoding MFS transporter gives MTPTLTVSLRKRQLLAYGALGLPLAMAALPVYVHVPRLYAESAGMSLSLLGSLLLAARLLDAGIDPLLGGWSDRAASRQRLIVFALPCLALGMLALLHPPAVAAPWWLLASMLCTYFGFSLASVAYQAWGAELGRDAGERTRLTASREGFGLLGVVLAAALPGLLAKDLAQGLSGLAQLFPLLLLFLASWTLLGTPPSAERQPAGGRLLGNLRGVLDDGRFRRLLAVFVVNGIAAALPATLVLFYVADVLQAEAWSGAFLALYFVSGVAFLPLWVALARRFGRVRTWVASMLVAVASFVWAWGLGAGDVWPFAVVCLLSGAALGADLTLPAALLADLCERPTGGSGEVGRSAQAGAYFGWWNLVAKLNLALAAGLSLPLLDLVGYRPGVAAATAGLAAVYCLLPLLFKSIAAILAWRWRRTLEVS, from the coding sequence GTGACTCCCACCCTGACCGTGTCGCTCCGCAAGCGGCAGTTGCTCGCCTACGGTGCACTCGGTCTGCCGCTGGCGATGGCGGCACTGCCGGTTTACGTTCACGTGCCACGCCTGTACGCAGAATCCGCGGGCATGAGCCTGAGCCTGCTCGGCTCGCTGCTGCTGGCAGCACGCCTGCTCGACGCCGGCATCGATCCGCTGCTCGGCGGCTGGAGCGACCGCGCGGCGAGCCGCCAGCGCCTGATCGTGTTCGCCTTGCCGTGCCTGGCGCTGGGCATGCTCGCGCTGCTCCATCCGCCGGCCGTCGCCGCGCCGTGGTGGCTGCTCGCATCGATGCTGTGCACTTACTTCGGTTTCTCGTTGGCGAGCGTCGCCTATCAGGCCTGGGGCGCCGAACTCGGCCGTGATGCCGGCGAGCGGACGCGGCTGACGGCCAGTCGGGAGGGCTTCGGCCTGCTCGGCGTCGTTCTCGCGGCGGCGCTGCCGGGGCTGCTGGCGAAGGATCTCGCGCAGGGACTTTCCGGGCTGGCGCAACTTTTCCCCTTGCTGTTGCTTTTCCTGGCGAGCTGGACCCTGCTCGGCACACCGCCGTCGGCCGAACGCCAGCCGGCGGGCGGCCGGCTGCTCGGCAACCTGCGCGGGGTCCTCGACGATGGCCGCTTTCGCCGCCTGCTGGCCGTTTTCGTCGTCAACGGCATCGCCGCGGCCTTGCCGGCAACGCTGGTCCTCTTCTACGTCGCCGACGTGCTGCAGGCCGAAGCCTGGAGTGGTGCCTTTCTCGCGCTCTACTTCGTCAGCGGCGTCGCTTTCCTGCCCCTGTGGGTCGCCCTCGCCAGGCGTTTCGGTCGCGTCCGCACCTGGGTCGCCTCGATGCTCGTCGCCGTCGCCTCGTTCGTCTGGGCCTGGGGATTGGGGGCCGGCGACGTCTGGCCCTTCGCCGTCGTCTGCCTGCTCTCGGGGGCGGCACTCGGCGCCGACCTGACACTGCCCGCGGCCTTGCTTGCCGACCTCTGCGAACGTCCGACAGGCGGCAGCGGCGAGGTCGGCAGGTCGGCGCAGGCCGGCGCCTACTTCGGCTGGTGGAATCTCGTCGCCAAGCTCAATCTGGCGCTGGCCGCCGGCCTGTCCCTGCCCTTGCTCGATCTGGTCGGCTACCGGCCGGGGGTGGCGGCGGCGACGGCCGGTCTGGCCGCCGTCTACTGCCTGCTGCCACTGCTCTTCAAGTCCATCGCCGCCATCCTGGCGTGGCGCTGGCGCCGCACGCTGGAGGTCTCCTGA
- a CDS encoding toll/interleukin-1 receptor domain-containing protein: protein MVSVYVSYAWKDEEQHRLVDRLGAACQARGIDFVRDTSHVGYGGSIREFMDRLAAAGHVVLVLSDTYFRSEYCMYELRGIYEHQNFRKRVHPIVLSGTRLHKPKDRITWIAHWIKEKKELEEALKALEDPKHTLELRKSLEDYADFHRLMDQLTSLLADMNTLTEDVHRDTDFAALLDRIAPVDDDFRRQIIDEVRHTLAHNAHLSKVLQGRLHDSFAASTSDLAEALCAPPPDQAISTLLFPATLACLKSLDAQSSDFADTWTTAKSVLAWLTLLAVDARSVGVEQRQALAAGRLVFEIAVSTPLGVEIVSSRHREMAPQLRVAKSNVLGAGAIEQPRYESGWSEDAPLENLLLEIWSCVFPEESRTQLSIADRRKLQATLRVRREQATFHHYIAVPADQAKPLALSAFYQRLLAILPDLSLIFFHGDDEASALLVSDEYYFMALIHQFLTIPDLLAKKR, encoded by the coding sequence ATGGTCAGCGTTTACGTTTCGTATGCGTGGAAGGACGAGGAGCAGCACCGGCTCGTCGACCGACTCGGCGCGGCGTGTCAGGCGCGCGGAATAGACTTCGTACGCGACACTTCCCACGTCGGCTACGGCGGCTCGATCCGCGAGTTCATGGATCGGCTGGCTGCCGCGGGGCATGTCGTGCTCGTTCTCAGCGACACCTACTTCCGCTCCGAGTACTGCATGTACGAACTCCGCGGGATCTACGAGCACCAGAACTTCCGCAAGCGGGTGCACCCGATCGTCCTGTCCGGGACGCGCTTGCACAAACCGAAGGACCGGATCACCTGGATCGCGCATTGGATCAAGGAGAAGAAGGAACTCGAGGAAGCGCTCAAAGCACTGGAAGACCCCAAGCACACGCTCGAACTGCGCAAGAGCCTCGAGGATTACGCCGACTTCCATCGGCTGATGGATCAGTTGACGTCCCTCCTCGCCGATATGAACACCTTGACCGAGGACGTGCATCGCGACACCGACTTCGCAGCCTTGCTGGATCGCATCGCGCCCGTCGATGATGACTTCCGGCGCCAGATCATCGACGAGGTACGCCACACCCTGGCGCACAACGCGCACCTGAGCAAGGTGCTGCAAGGCAGGTTGCACGATTCCTTTGCCGCCTCCACGAGCGACCTCGCCGAAGCCCTTTGCGCCCCGCCGCCGGACCAGGCGATCAGCACGCTGCTTTTCCCTGCGACGCTCGCCTGCCTCAAGTCACTCGACGCACAAAGCAGCGACTTTGCCGACACATGGACCACCGCGAAGTCCGTTCTCGCCTGGCTCACCCTGCTCGCTGTCGATGCCCGGTCGGTCGGCGTCGAACAGCGGCAGGCGCTGGCAGCGGGCAGGCTGGTCTTCGAAATCGCCGTCAGCACGCCGCTGGGAGTCGAAATCGTCAGCTCACGCCACCGCGAAATGGCGCCGCAACTGCGCGTCGCAAAAAGCAACGTGCTCGGCGCAGGAGCGATCGAGCAGCCGCGCTACGAAAGCGGCTGGAGCGAAGATGCCCCATTGGAGAATCTGCTGCTCGAGATCTGGAGCTGCGTTTTTCCGGAAGAGTCGCGAACGCAGTTGTCGATCGCCGACCGACGCAAGCTCCAGGCGACCTTGCGTGTCCGCCGCGAGCAAGCAACCTTTCACCATTACATCGCGGTTCCCGCTGACCAGGCAAAGCCGCTGGCCCTGTCCGCTTTCTATCAACGGCTGCTGGCGATCCTCCCCGATCTCAGCCTGATCTTTTTCCATGGTGATGATGAGGCATCCGCGCTCCTGGTCAGTGACGAATACTATTTCATGGCCCTCATCCACCAATTCCTGACCATCCCCGACCTCCTGGCGAAAAAACGATGA
- a CDS encoding formylglycine-generating enzyme family protein, translating to MFSDDRAAIFLPERFPLRWASAWGEDEYGLWMRLELGEARQRFRWIAPGTFRMGSPEDEPGRNGDEVPHEVTLSEGYWLADTACTQALWQAVTGRNPSRFSDHPGQPVEQVSWDDVQGFLGELNRRLPGLEARLPSEAEWEYACRAGTTTPFSFGENITPEQGNYDGSRPYAGGAKGVYRQKTVPVGSLPANPWGLYEMHGNVWEWCADGYGDYPTTPQVDPRGAASGDARVLRGGSWSFGGGRVRSACRLGGGPGRHDDDIGFRLALGPGKPAGRQSPAEPAQPSRGNSVAEPPN from the coding sequence ATGTTTTCTGACGACCGCGCCGCCATCTTTCTGCCCGAGCGCTTCCCGCTGCGCTGGGCGAGCGCCTGGGGTGAAGACGAGTACGGCCTCTGGATGAGGCTCGAACTGGGCGAAGCGCGGCAGCGCTTCCGCTGGATCGCGCCCGGCACTTTCCGGATGGGTTCGCCGGAAGACGAGCCCGGGCGGAATGGAGATGAAGTCCCGCACGAAGTGACGCTGAGCGAAGGTTACTGGCTGGCCGACACGGCGTGCACGCAGGCGCTCTGGCAGGCGGTGACGGGCAGGAACCCGAGCCGGTTCAGTGACCATCCCGGGCAGCCGGTCGAGCAGGTGAGCTGGGACGATGTTCAGGGATTCCTGGGCGAGCTGAATCGGCGGCTGCCCGGCCTCGAAGCGCGCTTGCCGAGCGAGGCCGAATGGGAATACGCGTGCCGGGCGGGAACGACGACGCCGTTTTCGTTCGGTGAGAACATCACTCCCGAGCAGGGCAACTACGACGGGAGTCGTCCGTATGCCGGTGGCGCGAAGGGCGTCTATCGCCAGAAGACCGTGCCGGTGGGTTCCTTGCCGGCCAATCCCTGGGGCCTGTACGAGATGCATGGCAATGTCTGGGAGTGGTGTGCCGACGGGTACGGGGACTACCCGACGACGCCGCAGGTAGACCCGCGCGGCGCGGCGTCGGGCGACGCCCGCGTGTTGCGCGGCGGCTCGTGGAGCTTCGGCGGCGGGCGCGTGCGTTCTGCCTGCCGCCTCGGGGGCGGGCCAGGCAGGCACGACGACGACATCGGGTTCCGGCTCGCCCTAGGTCCCGGGAAGCCGGCGGGAAGGCAGTCGCCGGCGGAGCCGGCGCAGCCGAGCAGAGGGAATTCGGTGGCGGAGCCACCGAATTGA
- a CDS encoding nuclear transport factor 2 family protein, whose protein sequence is MSNAASVDALVAFFEDLHPAAVARFAEYYADDAYFKDPFNEVRGVAPIQRIFAHMFRQVDEPRFVVRERVVADNGALLVWELHYRLKGARKTASPPVIRGASHLRFDSAGKVIWHRDYWDAAEELYARLPGIGWLMRLLKRQLAA, encoded by the coding sequence ATGAGCAATGCGGCTTCGGTCGACGCGCTGGTCGCCTTCTTCGAGGACTTGCACCCCGCGGCCGTCGCCCGCTTTGCCGAATACTACGCGGACGACGCGTACTTCAAGGATCCGTTCAACGAGGTGCGCGGTGTCGCGCCGATCCAGCGGATTTTCGCGCACATGTTCAGGCAGGTTGACGAACCGCGCTTCGTCGTCCGCGAGCGCGTGGTCGCCGACAACGGCGCCTTGCTGGTATGGGAACTGCACTACCGGCTGAAGGGCGCGCGGAAGACGGCGTCACCGCCAGTGATTCGCGGAGCATCGCACCTGCGCTTCGACAGCGCCGGCAAGGTGATCTGGCACCGCGACTACTGGGATGCCGCCGAAGAGCTGTACGCCAGACTCCCGGGAATCGGCTGGCTGATGCGGCTACTCAAGCGCCAACTGGCGGCCTGA
- a CDS encoding formylglycine-generating enzyme family protein, translating into MASRRYFAAGSLPQRLARLTREVERLTLHSEHLDLAVTPLVKPVWASAIGCDARGLYVELFWRGQRCRLDWRPPEGGGDSTGAWSGEQPLGVDRYGLFGEIAVAGVTQRFRWIAPGRFRMGSPEDEPERDDDEVPHEVTLSEGYWLADTACTQALWQAVTGRNPSRFQDQPGQPVEQVSWDEVQDFLGELNRRLPGLEARLPSEAEWEYACRAGTTTPFSFGENITAEQVNYDGNYPYAGGVKGVYRLQTVPVGSLPANPWGLYEMHGNVCEWCADWYGDYPTTPQVDPRGAPSGDARVFRGGSCNYFGRDVRSAVRRRREPGGHYGSVGFRLALGPGKPAEPA; encoded by the coding sequence ATGGCGAGCCGGCGCTATTTCGCCGCCGGCTCGCTACCGCAGAGGCTCGCCCGGCTGACGCGCGAGGTCGAGCGGCTGACGCTGCACAGCGAGCATCTCGATCTCGCCGTCACGCCGCTCGTCAAGCCCGTCTGGGCGAGCGCCATCGGCTGCGACGCGCGGGGCCTGTACGTCGAGCTTTTCTGGCGCGGCCAGCGCTGTCGCCTCGACTGGCGGCCGCCAGAGGGCGGCGGCGACAGTACCGGTGCCTGGTCGGGCGAGCAGCCGCTCGGCGTCGACCGTTACGGGCTGTTCGGCGAAATCGCCGTCGCGGGCGTCACGCAACGCTTCCGCTGGATCGCGCCCGGCCGTTTCCGGATGGGTTCGCCGGAAGACGAGCCTGAACGGGACGACGATGAAGTGCCGCACGAAGTGACGCTGAGCGAGGGTTACTGGCTGGCCGACACGGCGTGCACGCAGGCGCTGTGGCAGGCGGTGACGGGCAGAAACCCGAGCCGGTTCCAGGACCAGCCTGGGCAGCCGGTCGAGCAGGTGAGCTGGGATGAGGTTCAGGATTTCCTGGGCGAGCTGAATCGTCGGCTGCCCGGTCTCGAAGCGCGCTTGCCGAGCGAGGCCGAATGGGAATATGCGTGCCGGGCGGGAACGACGACGCCGTTTTCGTTCGGCGAGAACATCACTGCCGAGCAGGTCAACTACGACGGGAATTATCCGTATGCCGGAGGCGTGAAGGGTGTGTATCGCCTGCAGACCGTGCCGGTGGGTTCCTTGCCGGCCAATCCCTGGGGTCTGTACGAGATGCATGGCAATGTCTGTGAGTGGTGTGCCGACTGGTACGGGGACTACCCGACGACGCCGCAAGTGGACCCGCGCGGCGCGCCATCGGGCGACGCCCGCGTGTTTCGCGGCGGCTCGTGCAACTACTTCGGCAGGGATGTGCGTTCTGCCGTCCGTCGCAGGCGCGAGCCAGGAGGGCACTACGGCAGCGTCGGGTTCCGGCTCGCCCTAGGTCCTGGGAAGCCGGCGGAGCCGGCTTGA
- a CDS encoding DMT family transporter — MKTRDLGDFVLLAMLWGASFLFMRVGAPEFGPIALIGLRVAIAALCLWPLWLASSEAASLRRHALPMATVGVCNSALPFVLLAYASLSLTAGFTALINATVPLWAALVGMLWLRDRLTTRQWIGLLLGVIGMAVLTWGKVTFREGGSALAIMAGLLATLSYGFSSHFARQTLAGVAPLAIATGSQTCAAIALAPLTLAFWPTATPSGYAWLALILLATLSTALAYILYFRLIAHLGGQRASTVTFLIPVFAAGWGGIFLGEVVTPPMLLGGAIILVGTALTLGIARTSRRQRS; from the coding sequence CTGAAAACCCGTGACCTCGGCGATTTCGTCCTGCTCGCCATGCTCTGGGGCGCCTCGTTTCTGTTCATGCGCGTCGGCGCACCGGAGTTCGGTCCGATTGCCCTGATCGGCCTGCGGGTGGCGATTGCGGCGCTGTGCTTATGGCCCTTGTGGCTGGCCAGTTCGGAGGCGGCCTCGCTGCGTCGCCATGCGTTGCCGATGGCGACGGTCGGGGTCTGCAACTCGGCCTTACCTTTCGTTCTCCTGGCCTACGCGTCGCTTTCCCTGACCGCTGGGTTCACCGCCCTGATCAATGCGACGGTGCCCTTGTGGGCCGCGCTCGTCGGCATGCTCTGGCTGCGTGACCGCCTGACGACGAGGCAATGGATCGGCCTGCTGCTCGGCGTCATCGGCATGGCGGTGCTGACCTGGGGGAAAGTGACTTTCCGGGAGGGCGGCAGCGCTCTGGCGATCATGGCCGGATTGCTCGCGACACTGTCCTACGGTTTTTCCAGTCACTTCGCCAGGCAAACGCTGGCCGGCGTCGCGCCGCTGGCCATCGCCACCGGCAGTCAGACCTGTGCAGCCATCGCACTGGCACCGCTGACCCTGGCCTTCTGGCCGACAGCGACCCCGTCGGGATACGCCTGGCTGGCGCTGATCCTGCTGGCGACGCTTTCGACGGCGCTGGCCTACATCCTGTATTTCCGGCTGATTGCCCATCTGGGCGGACAGCGGGCGTCGACGGTCACCTTCCTGATTCCGGTGTTTGCGGCTGGCTGGGGCGGAATCTTCCTCGGCGAAGTCGTGACGCCGCCGATGCTGCTTGGCGGGGCCATCATCCTGGTCGGTACGGCGCTGACCCTGGGGATTGCACGAACTTCCCGACGCCAACGGTCATGA
- a CDS encoding SDR family NAD(P)-dependent oxidoreductase, with amino-acid sequence MNPRLTDWSGKRVWLLGASTGIGAALAGQLLARGARVALSARNAARLTEVAAGAGHALILPCDAADEASLRAAWDALLAAWGGVDVALYVAGDYVPMRAWELDTATARRMIDVNLVGAVTFAACVVPQLLRQGNGQIGFVASVAGYRGLPKSLIYGPTKAALINFAEALYLDLRPQGIGVRVINPGFVATPLTAQNDFAMPALLTAEQAALATLAGFAGGAFEIHYPKRFTRVLKLLAHLPYRLYFPLVRRLGGASGRPR; translated from the coding sequence ATGAATCCACGCCTCACCGACTGGTCGGGCAAACGCGTCTGGCTGCTCGGCGCCTCGACGGGCATCGGCGCCGCGCTCGCCGGCCAACTGCTGGCACGTGGCGCGCGCGTTGCCTTGTCGGCGCGCAACGCCGCCCGTCTGACCGAAGTCGCCGCCGGCGCCGGGCACGCCCTGATCCTGCCCTGCGATGCCGCCGACGAAGCGAGCCTGCGCGCCGCCTGGGACGCCTTGCTGGCGGCATGGGGCGGTGTCGACGTCGCGCTGTACGTGGCGGGTGACTATGTGCCGATGCGCGCCTGGGAACTCGATACGGCCACGGCGCGGCGGATGATCGACGTCAATCTCGTCGGTGCCGTCACCTTCGCGGCCTGCGTCGTGCCGCAACTGCTACGCCAGGGCAACGGCCAGATTGGTTTCGTGGCCAGCGTCGCCGGTTATCGGGGTCTGCCGAAGTCGCTGATCTATGGTCCGACGAAAGCCGCGCTGATCAACTTCGCCGAGGCACTGTACCTCGATCTGCGGCCGCAAGGCATCGGCGTGCGGGTGATCAATCCGGGCTTCGTCGCGACGCCCTTGACCGCGCAGAACGATTTCGCGATGCCGGCACTGCTCACCGCCGAGCAGGCAGCGCTGGCGACGCTCGCCGGTTTCGCCGGCGGCGCCTTCGAGATCCACTATCCGAAGCGATTTACGCGCGTGTTGAAGCTGCTGGCGCATCTGCCGTACCGCCTCTACTTCCCGCTCGTCCGCCGTCTCGGCGGCGCAAGCGGGCGCCCACGATGA
- a CDS encoding DUF3617 family protein, translating to MKIPAIVSTRRSLSLLLLALAASGWAGALPAAEMPKRKPGLWEVNARMEGMQAMGAIQQCIDQYTDDMMQQQGKREKQNCSVIDIKPQGNQVTVHSVCKVEGSTATTDAVFAGAFDSAYKGDMHTRFNPPMHGTSETRMSIDARWLGPCKPGQKPGDVIMPNVGGMNLKEMMKDPKVQEMMKRQKSGSGAP from the coding sequence ATGAAGATCCCCGCCATCGTCAGTACCCGCAGATCCCTTTCCCTGTTGCTTCTCGCGCTGGCCGCCAGCGGCTGGGCCGGCGCCTTGCCGGCCGCGGAGATGCCGAAACGCAAACCTGGCCTGTGGGAGGTCAACGCCCGCATGGAAGGAATGCAGGCGATGGGCGCCATCCAACAATGCATCGATCAGTACACCGATGACATGATGCAGCAACAGGGGAAGAGGGAAAAACAGAACTGCAGCGTCATCGACATCAAGCCGCAGGGCAACCAGGTGACGGTTCATTCGGTGTGCAAGGTGGAGGGCAGTACGGCCACGACCGATGCGGTGTTTGCCGGCGCTTTCGACTCTGCCTACAAGGGCGACATGCATACCCGTTTCAACCCGCCGATGCATGGCACCAGCGAAACCAGGATGTCTATCGACGCCCGCTGGCTTGGCCCCTGCAAGCCTGGCCAGAAACCCGGCGACGTGATCATGCCCAATGTCGGCGGGATGAATCTCAAGGAGATGATGAAAGATCCGAAGGTACAGGAAATGATGAAACGGCAGAAGTCCGGCAGCGGGGCGCCTTGA
- a CDS encoding DUF3833 domain-containing protein translates to MKTLWLACFTCGILGLGGCAGTPVDRYQAEQPVLDLARYFNGTIDGWGMFQDRSGEVIKRFHVVIDAKWEKRDGADVGTLDENFAWSDGTTSRRVWTITRVGASRYVGRADDVVGEAQGEAAGNALHWRYVLALPVDGRVWIVDFDDWMYLIDDKVMLNRSAMRKFGFHLGDVTLSFTRR, encoded by the coding sequence ATGAAAACCCTGTGGCTCGCCTGCTTCACTTGTGGAATCCTCGGTCTCGGCGGCTGCGCCGGTACACCGGTCGACCGTTACCAGGCCGAACAGCCAGTGCTTGATCTCGCCCGCTACTTCAACGGCACGATCGACGGCTGGGGAATGTTCCAGGATCGTTCGGGCGAAGTGATCAAGCGCTTCCATGTCGTCATCGACGCGAAATGGGAGAAGCGCGACGGGGCCGATGTCGGGACGCTCGACGAGAACTTTGCGTGGTCGGACGGCACGACGTCACGGCGGGTGTGGACGATCACCCGCGTCGGCGCGTCGCGCTACGTCGGCCGCGCCGACGATGTCGTCGGCGAAGCACAGGGTGAAGCGGCCGGCAACGCGTTGCACTGGCGCTACGTGCTCGCCTTGCCGGTCGACGGCCGCGTCTGGATCGTCGACTTCGACGACTGGATGTATCTGATCGACGACAAGGTGATGCTCAACCGTTCGGCGATGCGCAAGTTCGGCTTCCATCTCGGCGACGTGACGCTGAGTTTCACGAGGCGCTGA
- a CDS encoding AAA family ATPase: MNLPLSTIPAIPLTDLSLPPRGSWPASVHRFDEESAWAVRSALAAQRPLLVRGEPGSGKSQLARAAAEALGRLFIAEVVHARSESQDLQWRFDALGRLGDAQAMGAHQYGADEVRQRLDPRNYLSPGALWWVFDWPSALRQQQQSGGRGARPQPPAGWSPARGSVLLIDEIDKAEADLPNGLLETLGNGGFSVPWLDTAVCAAPAMPTPLVVITTNEERELPAAFIRRCLVLNLRWPSNEDAFTARLIERGRLHFHARCHPEVYREAARQLWQDRQEAARQGLQGPGQAEYLDLLRVVVSLAPVIDEQLALLAKVGEFALRKHPPAD; this comes from the coding sequence ATGAACCTCCCCCTTTCGACGATCCCCGCCATTCCGCTCACCGACCTTTCCCTCCCGCCGCGCGGCTCGTGGCCGGCGTCGGTGCACCGCTTCGACGAGGAATCGGCGTGGGCGGTGCGCTCGGCGCTCGCCGCGCAGCGGCCGCTGCTGGTTCGCGGCGAGCCGGGATCGGGCAAGAGCCAGTTGGCGCGTGCCGCGGCCGAGGCGCTCGGCCGCCTGTTCATTGCCGAAGTCGTGCACGCGCGCAGCGAGAGCCAGGACCTGCAGTGGCGCTTCGACGCGCTCGGCCGGCTCGGCGACGCGCAGGCGATGGGCGCCCACCAGTATGGCGCCGACGAGGTCCGGCAGCGCCTCGACCCGCGCAACTACCTGAGTCCCGGCGCGCTGTGGTGGGTTTTCGACTGGCCGTCGGCGCTGCGGCAGCAGCAACAGAGCGGCGGGCGCGGCGCGCGGCCGCAGCCGCCGGCCGGCTGGTCGCCGGCAAGGGGCAGCGTGCTGCTGATCGACGAGATCGACAAGGCCGAGGCCGACCTGCCCAACGGCCTGCTCGAAACGCTCGGCAACGGCGGCTTCAGCGTGCCCTGGCTCGACACCGCCGTCTGCGCCGCGCCGGCCATGCCGACGCCACTGGTCGTGATCACCACCAACGAGGAGCGCGAACTACCGGCGGCGTTCATCCGCCGCTGCCTGGTGCTCAACCTGCGCTGGCCGAGCAACGAGGACGCGTTCACCGCCCGGCTGATCGAACGCGGCCGGCTGCATTTTCACGCACGCTGCCACCCCGAAGTCTACCGCGAAGCCGCGCGCCAGCTCTGGCAGGACCGCCAGGAGGCGGCCCGGCAGGGCCTGCAGGGGCCCGGTCAGGCCGAATACCTCGACCTGCTGCGCGTCGTCGTCAGCCTCGCACCGGTCATCGACGAGCAGTTGGCGCTGCTCGCCAAGGTCGGCGAGTTCGCGCTCAGGAAGCACCCGCCGGCCGACTGA